The candidate division WOR-3 bacterium genome has a window encoding:
- a CDS encoding tetratricopeptide repeat protein — MKKDKSIISAVYILLAAIVVISCSGSRQSLNYNETSFNIPCMTPEELSKQEYAIGYEFMKEGRYDNAQMHFTEAIRLDSTNYEAYLALADIFMFYNNKEKAESIYISLCEYNPDNPLAYAALGAFYGREQHYDTAFKVYKQGLEVDSTNTILINGLGLINVCQGQFEQALKLFQKTLSYDSLNLTALRSTARLYLTEHKIAQACSLYELFRKQKPDDIKILAEYARCLVMLKHTDQAIIIYNSLLDIEPENIEYLIACGKLYQQKGQYEEAVKRFKKAHNLAEISPEPLLCLAELYIEKGELNAAENKLSAVLKQNQENTNAYMMLGDIYFKRAKDEEEKWYENRCRENCLYIKNAFKHLQNAVKYYQKAGDSKKLKNYVTAQIERCMAIQQALKEDLWFYCK, encoded by the coding sequence ATGAAGAAAGATAAATCGATAATCTCTGCTGTTTATATTTTACTGGCGGCAATTGTGGTTATCAGTTGCTCCGGCAGCCGGCAAAGCTTAAATTACAATGAAACGTCGTTCAATATTCCCTGCATGACACCTGAAGAATTATCAAAGCAGGAATATGCAATCGGTTATGAATTTATGAAAGAAGGACGGTATGATAATGCTCAGATGCATTTCACCGAAGCGATACGTCTTGATAGCACGAATTATGAAGCATATCTGGCTCTTGCTGATATCTTTATGTTTTACAATAACAAAGAAAAAGCAGAATCCATCTACATCAGTCTCTGTGAGTATAATCCTGATAATCCTTTAGCCTACGCGGCACTGGGAGCTTTTTACGGCCGTGAGCAACATTATGACACCGCATTTAAAGTCTATAAGCAGGGGCTTGAAGTTGATTCAACAAACACCATTTTAATAAATGGTCTGGGACTTATTAATGTCTGTCAGGGACAGTTTGAGCAAGCATTAAAATTATTTCAAAAGACATTAAGCTATGATTCTTTAAACTTAACTGCGCTACGCAGTACGGCACGTCTCTATCTTACCGAGCATAAAATTGCTCAGGCATGTTCTTTGTATGAGTTGTTCAGAAAACAAAAACCCGATGATATTAAGATTTTAGCTGAATATGCCCGCTGCCTTGTAATGCTCAAACATACTGACCAAGCAATTATTATCTATAATTCCCTGCTCGATATTGAGCCCGAAAACATTGAATATTTAATTGCCTGCGGTAAACTTTACCAACAAAAAGGTCAATATGAAGAGGCAGTCAAAAGATTTAAGAAAGCACATAATCTGGCTGAAATTTCGCCTGAGCCTTTATTATGTTTGGCTGAACTGTATATTGAAAAAGGAGAGTTGAATGCAGCAGAAAACAAACTTTCTGCAGTGCTTAAACAAAATCAAGAGAATACTAATGCCTACATGATGCTCGGTGATATCTATTTTAAACGAGCAAAGGATGAAGAAGAAAAGTGGTATGAGAACCGTTGTCGAGAAAACTGTTTATATATCAAAAATGCATTCAAGCATTTACAAAACGCAGTTAAGTATTATCAAAAAGCAGGGGACAGCAAAAAACTAAAGAACTATGTGACTGCTCAAATAGAGCGGTGTATGGCAATCCAGCAGGCATTGAAAGAAGATCTATGGTTTTATTGCAAATAA
- a CDS encoding RNA polymerase sigma factor: MESDEILMRRFQQGDESAFVRLIERYQQKIFNFFIKNLSDYDLSEDLTQDVFLRVYKYGKSFNPRQKFRPWLYKIARNLLIKAIKSYHSDRRLKEELLYEHQLYFNPDYEVVEAVRNALNQLPEVQKEVVILKQYQGLTFAEIAVVLNCPESTVKSRMYQALRKLKKILKEFRR, from the coding sequence ATGGAATCGGACGAAATACTGATGCGTCGCTTTCAACAGGGAGATGAAAGTGCATTTGTGCGGTTAATAGAGCGCTATCAGCAAAAAATCTTTAATTTCTTTATAAAAAATTTGAGTGACTACGATCTGTCTGAAGATCTCACCCAGGATGTTTTTTTGAGGGTATACAAATATGGAAAGTCGTTTAACCCACGACAAAAATTCAGGCCGTGGTTATACAAAATCGCCCGTAATCTACTTATCAAGGCAATAAAGTCGTATCATTCTGATAGACGATTAAAAGAGGAACTTCTATATGAACATCAGCTGTATTTCAACCCTGACTACGAAGTAGTCGAAGCCGTAAGAAATGCACTTAACCAGTTACCCGAGGTGCAGAAAGAAGTGGTTATCTTGAAACAATATCAGGGGTTGACTTTCGCTGAAATCGCCGTAGTCCTGAATTGTCCGGAATCGACCGTTAAATCACGGATGTACCAGGCTTTGCGTAAATTGAAGAAAATTTTGAAAGAATTCAGGAGGTAA
- a CDS encoding helix-turn-helix domain-containing protein, translated as MKCKEAKDNFLTYIYDEMNEQSRKEMEAHLAGCRKCRREVKELMEIKELCACLPEFTIDKKFLYKTISAMQPEIITLSELAQYLRVDKETIRLNLDLIPHIKIGNEIRFRKKSIQEWLDEIEYRPALRKRTTFAFGISEDMFKEISIGGKR; from the coding sequence ATGAAATGTAAGGAAGCAAAAGACAACTTTCTCACCTATATATACGATGAAATGAATGAGCAATCACGGAAAGAAATGGAAGCGCATCTTGCTGGATGCAGAAAATGCCGGAGGGAAGTAAAGGAGTTGATGGAAATCAAAGAATTATGCGCCTGCTTACCGGAATTTACTATTGATAAGAAGTTTTTATATAAAACGATCTCTGCTATGCAACCGGAGATAATTACACTTTCTGAACTGGCACAATATTTGAGGGTGGATAAAGAGACAATCAGATTGAATCTGGATTTGATACCTCATATTAAGATCGGAAATGAAATTCGGTTCAGGAAGAAGTCAATTCAGGAATGGCTTGATGAAATTGAATATCGCCCGGCCTTGCGAAAAAGAACAACTTTTGCTTTTGGAATTTCTGAAGATATGTTTAAGGAAATATCAATAGGAGGTAAAAGATGA
- a CDS encoding TonB-dependent receptor, translating into MPNVILAIILINGLSGKIQGRVKDADTGEPISYADVIILGTEIGTATDDEGYFFILNVPPGNYTVEVSCIGYQTKQIENVLVEIDHIARLSIELTPTLIQIAPVTVTSETPAVKKDYVSATYIVRKSELPHLPVDYSTKLVAFQAGVAHTDTALHVRGGRATEVQYMIDNVSIIDPQTGDPAINISKGIVNEVIFLPGGFDVEYGRAMSGVINMVTENPEERLGVRVYGKTERIMPFYYDFGYENFQSSIHLPVTKKLRGLISLDIMHTDDWNPKLYILPHKQRDDYSLYAKFSVIPSGIFKLNLSGIKSRIQFDRYSTEWKFNLSHYRSDMRTSDLQILNINFLPDARRFFNLTLSRLYTNRIYGVREENGGGLFGEFSFRDYHSLSWPTKSNKNPFGVSGLVISEGDYIEYQNKVSEVLTAKLNATLQLHKYHEIKTGGEYVYQKFDNFTYFLTGDTLNPTTDVYKYHPLEHSLYFQDNIDYKGLYAKLGCRYDYFSSDIEDISPKFNIAPRIGFSFLVTETFLLRLNIGRYIQPPLYDYMYRYYSIWPLPSHLISMHHIPPVGNPRLGPEKTMSYELGMQGEIRKDLILTINSFSKDVSDLIGTRIIEAAPRNYVTYFNVESASIKGLEMVLDLSYPLFEGKISYTLSWAQGSSSYAEEVYYRYYYNNPDSIINLKAREYALDFDQRNRIFIQGITKLPLDSQLHLFVYLGNGYPYTPPGPEGKYEERNIIRLPFQKQVDCVISRSFRIGKFVMNADFEIINLLDQRYEISPHFPVIPLEDIKKENFTYYIAISSSHYHPAADFNHDGLIVPQEAYSAYRDLVQATDDWVNAYTAPRRARLGVEISFQ; encoded by the coding sequence ATGCCGAATGTAATCTTAGCGATTATATTAATCAATGGTTTGAGCGGGAAGATTCAGGGTAGAGTGAAGGACGCAGATACCGGCGAACCGATTTCCTATGCAGACGTGATTATCCTGGGAACAGAGATCGGAACCGCAACCGATGACGAGGGCTATTTTTTTATCCTCAATGTTCCTCCGGGAAATTATACTGTCGAAGTGTCTTGCATTGGTTATCAGACAAAACAGATCGAGAATGTCCTGGTGGAGATCGACCACATTGCGCGTTTGTCAATTGAGCTAACGCCCACGCTTATTCAAATCGCACCTGTGACCGTCACCAGTGAAACACCTGCAGTCAAAAAAGACTATGTCAGCGCGACATACATTGTCCGCAAGAGCGAGCTTCCACATCTGCCTGTTGATTATTCAACCAAGCTGGTGGCCTTTCAGGCCGGGGTAGCCCATACAGATACGGCACTTCATGTGCGTGGCGGCCGGGCGACCGAAGTTCAATATATGATTGACAATGTTTCAATAATCGATCCCCAGACAGGAGACCCGGCGATAAACATATCAAAAGGGATTGTCAATGAGGTGATTTTCTTACCTGGAGGTTTTGATGTTGAATATGGTCGTGCGATGTCCGGTGTGATCAATATGGTTACCGAGAACCCTGAAGAACGATTGGGTGTCAGGGTATATGGTAAGACTGAACGGATAATGCCTTTTTACTATGATTTCGGTTATGAGAATTTTCAGTCCTCAATTCATCTGCCGGTGACGAAGAAGTTACGCGGTCTTATATCTTTGGATATAATGCATACTGACGACTGGAATCCAAAACTTTATATTCTCCCTCATAAACAAAGGGATGATTATTCTCTATATGCTAAATTTTCAGTTATTCCTTCGGGTATATTTAAATTGAACCTGAGTGGTATAAAATCAAGAATACAATTTGATCGTTATTCGACCGAGTGGAAATTTAATCTCTCTCATTATCGTTCGGATATGAGAACGAGCGATTTGCAGATTTTAAATATTAATTTTTTACCTGATGCGCGTAGGTTTTTCAACTTAACCTTGAGTCGTTTATACACAAATAGAATATATGGTGTAAGAGAAGAAAATGGCGGCGGCTTGTTCGGTGAATTTTCTTTTCGTGATTATCATTCCCTGTCATGGCCGACAAAGAGCAATAAAAATCCATTCGGCGTAAGTGGTCTGGTTATATCAGAAGGCGATTATATTGAATATCAGAACAAAGTCTCTGAAGTATTAACAGCTAAATTGAATGCAACCTTACAGCTCCATAAATATCATGAAATAAAAACCGGTGGTGAATATGTGTATCAGAAATTTGATAATTTTACTTACTTTCTCACCGGCGATACTTTAAATCCGACAACAGATGTTTATAAATATCATCCTTTAGAGCATTCTTTATATTTTCAGGATAATATCGATTATAAGGGCTTATATGCAAAACTTGGCTGTCGGTATGATTACTTTTCCTCAGATATTGAGGACATCAGCCCGAAATTTAATATCGCACCACGTATCGGCTTTTCTTTTCTTGTCACCGAGACGTTTCTGTTAAGACTTAACATAGGAAGATACATCCAGCCACCTCTTTATGATTATATGTATAGGTATTATAGCATCTGGCCTCTGCCTTCGCATCTAATATCAATGCATCACATCCCACCTGTAGGTAATCCACGGCTTGGACCAGAAAAAACTATGAGCTATGAACTCGGCATGCAGGGAGAGATTCGAAAGGATTTAATCCTTACGATAAACAGCTTTTCCAAAGATGTATCAGATCTCATCGGTACACGCATCATTGAAGCAGCTCCTCGTAATTATGTAACATATTTTAATGTAGAATCGGCGAGCATCAAAGGTCTGGAAATGGTTTTAGACTTGTCTTATCCGTTATTCGAAGGAAAAATCTCCTACACCCTGTCCTGGGCGCAGGGTTCAAGTTCCTATGCCGAGGAAGTATATTATCGTTATTACTACAACAATCCTGATTCAATTATCAATCTCAAGGCACGAGAATATGCTCTTGATTTTGATCAACGTAACAGAATCTTCATTCAGGGGATAACAAAACTTCCGTTAGACTCACAACTGCATCTTTTTGTTTATCTTGGTAATGGGTATCCATACACACCACCTGGTCCAGAAGGTAAATATGAAGAGAGGAATATTATAAGATTACCGTTTCAAAAACAGGTAGATTGTGTTATTTCGCGTTCTTTCCGAATCGGCAAGTTTGTTATGAACGCCGATTTCGAAATAATAAATCTGCTGGATCAAAGATACGAAATATCTCCACACTTTCCGGTTATTCCTCTGGAGGATATAAAAAAAGAAAATTTCACATATTATATTGCCATAAGCAGCTCTCACTATCATCCAGCGGCTGATTTTAATCACGACGGACTTATTGTACCACAGGAGGCATATTCAGCTTATCGGGATCTGGTCCAGGCAACTGACGACTGGGTAAATGCCTACACTGCACCGAGGAGAGCCCGACTCGGTGTTGAAATAAGTTTTCAATAA
- the lanM gene encoding type 2 lantipeptide synthetase LanM, with product MNKERWWLKALLLKERNNLLKQLLLYKNKCDLALGKQRLEKWKSQLPFKNSPDIFLRRLRVEGIKKKFLLYILGEIPESLSQSLPRPPWVNKFLKIYSNYTFSKKLPVPKSLSKHEKKILGFLNVVKPLINHTCHQIQNTLFSNIKTKTDILFTPSEVEKILTENLIINLLRMLDRTMTLELNIARLKKSLKGKTPEIRFRNFMNMINDKTKAVEILQEYPVLIRQIMKKIDNYANSMTEFFFRLHSDWKIICNTFQPKETPGKLKYLQQSGDSHCGGRSVLIATFENNFKVVYKPRSLSIDKHFQRLLRWLNQYGIPTKFKTLKIIDKKNYGWVEFIPFKSCKHSVEVKKFYERLGGYLALLYVLEATDFHYENLIANGEHPMLVDLESLFQPPSDANSKQSPFLVSNIIAHSVLKIGLLPQRIWSSDDYIGIDISGISEVKDQFWPDELPSLEKIGTDEMFFSRKRFKIKGGHNRPQIKGKKVNPIDYQEAMVKGFITVYRILMNNKNRLLSPNGPIMCFSDDEIRILFRPTRIYALMLYESFHPDFLRNWLDRLFFLDKLWIGVKNMPFIEKLIPFEYEDIENLDIPLFKTKTDSCDLRSSSDKRIVKFFNNSGMSLVQNRIDQLSEKNLSLQVWLIRASLSTLSLHLQQTKGPFRQKRNKLLKFSDQKMKSQLINIAKRIGDRLEALAFYDSNNASWLGLTLLNQYFWQLTPLANDLYSGLPGIILFLAYLGMMTNEKKYIELSEKAFVTLLESLRENHLDNVAIGAFTGIGGIIYMLTHLAVLWHKKDLFYQAYKYVKLVQRIIEKDKQYDILGGAAGCIAALISLFNCFPRRNILTVAVMCGDLLIKCAQRTKKGVGWIIPLSIKPLTGFAHGAAGIAWILLKLSSISKKNRFRKIAFDAILYERSYFLAKENNWADLRPIIVSTKNKKGRQKSIKTAWCTGATGIGLARVDTLPLLDDSVTRREIDIALETTIREGFGFNHSLCHGDLGNLELLLQIIYKLKKTTLISDFKYLTAMIINDIEQNGWRCGVDFDIETPGLMVGLAGIGYQLLRIAEPDRVPSILLLEPPVCN from the coding sequence ATGAATAAAGAAAGATGGTGGTTAAAAGCACTTTTATTAAAAGAACGCAATAATTTATTAAAACAATTATTGCTTTACAAAAATAAATGTGATTTGGCTCTTGGAAAACAAAGACTCGAAAAATGGAAATCTCAGTTACCATTTAAGAATTCCCCCGATATTTTCTTAAGACGTCTCCGAGTCGAGGGAATAAAAAAAAAGTTTTTACTGTATATTCTTGGAGAAATACCAGAGTCATTAAGTCAAAGTTTACCTCGCCCACCATGGGTGAATAAATTTTTAAAAATCTATTCCAACTACACTTTCTCAAAAAAACTTCCGGTTCCCAAGTCTCTAAGTAAACATGAAAAGAAAATACTAGGTTTTCTAAATGTTGTAAAACCGCTTATAAACCATACCTGTCATCAGATTCAAAATACTTTATTCTCCAATATTAAAACTAAAACCGATATTCTTTTTACCCCAAGCGAAGTTGAAAAAATTTTGACAGAAAACTTAATTATTAACTTATTACGGATGTTAGACAGAACAATGACATTAGAATTAAATATTGCACGATTAAAAAAAAGTTTAAAAGGAAAGACACCCGAAATTAGATTTAGGAATTTTATGAATATGATTAATGATAAAACAAAAGCAGTAGAAATACTACAAGAATATCCTGTTCTTATACGCCAAATCATGAAAAAAATAGACAATTATGCCAATTCTATGACTGAATTTTTCTTTAGATTACATTCTGATTGGAAGATAATCTGTAATACATTTCAACCAAAAGAAACACCAGGTAAATTAAAATATCTACAGCAATCAGGTGATTCTCATTGCGGTGGACGTTCTGTGCTAATCGCCACTTTTGAAAATAACTTTAAAGTTGTGTATAAACCTCGTTCTTTGAGTATTGATAAACATTTCCAAAGATTACTTCGCTGGCTTAATCAATATGGTATTCCCACTAAATTTAAAACTCTCAAAATTATTGACAAAAAAAATTATGGATGGGTTGAATTTATTCCTTTTAAAAGTTGTAAACATTCTGTAGAAGTAAAAAAATTTTACGAACGCTTAGGGGGGTACCTTGCACTATTATATGTGTTAGAAGCAACTGATTTCCATTATGAAAATCTAATAGCGAACGGAGAACATCCTATGTTAGTTGATCTTGAATCACTTTTTCAACCACCTTCCGACGCCAATTCCAAACAATCCCCTTTTCTTGTGAGCAATATAATTGCGCATTCCGTACTGAAAATAGGTTTGTTACCACAAAGAATTTGGTCTAGCGATGATTATATCGGGATTGATATTAGTGGAATTTCAGAAGTAAAAGATCAATTTTGGCCCGATGAACTACCTTCTTTAGAAAAAATTGGTACAGATGAAATGTTTTTTTCAAGGAAACGCTTTAAAATAAAAGGTGGGCATAATCGACCTCAGATAAAAGGGAAGAAGGTAAATCCTATTGATTATCAAGAGGCAATGGTTAAAGGTTTCATAACTGTTTACCGTATACTTATGAACAATAAAAATAGACTTCTTTCACCTAATGGTCCAATTATGTGTTTTTCGGACGATGAAATTAGAATTCTATTTCGTCCGACAAGAATTTATGCTCTAATGCTTTATGAAAGCTTCCACCCTGATTTTTTACGTAATTGGCTTGATCGATTATTTTTTTTAGATAAACTTTGGATTGGAGTAAAAAATATGCCATTTATAGAAAAGCTAATACCATTCGAATATGAGGATATAGAGAATTTAGATATTCCATTATTTAAAACAAAAACAGACTCCTGTGATTTACGGAGCAGTTCAGATAAACGGATTGTTAAATTTTTCAATAATTCAGGAATGTCTTTAGTTCAAAATCGTATAGATCAACTTTCTGAAAAAAATTTATCTCTTCAAGTATGGCTAATTCGTGCTTCACTCTCAACTTTATCATTACATCTCCAGCAAACAAAGGGTCCATTTCGCCAGAAACGTAATAAATTACTGAAGTTTTCTGATCAAAAAATGAAATCCCAACTTATTAACATCGCTAAAAGAATTGGAGACAGATTAGAAGCACTAGCTTTTTATGATTCAAATAATGCTTCATGGTTAGGTTTAACGCTTTTAAATCAATATTTTTGGCAATTGACACCACTAGCTAACGATCTCTATAGTGGTCTGCCGGGTATAATTTTATTTCTTGCTTATCTGGGAATGATGACAAATGAAAAAAAATATATTGAACTATCAGAAAAAGCTTTTGTGACTCTATTAGAATCTTTAAGAGAAAATCATTTAGATAACGTAGCTATAGGTGCCTTCACAGGAATAGGAGGGATTATATATATGCTTACTCATTTAGCTGTCCTTTGGCACAAGAAGGATTTGTTCTACCAAGCATATAAATATGTAAAGTTAGTCCAACGCATTATTGAGAAAGACAAACAGTATGACATCCTCGGAGGAGCAGCAGGTTGTATTGCAGCCTTAATTAGTCTGTTCAACTGTTTTCCTCGTAGGAATATTCTCACTGTAGCCGTAATGTGTGGTGATTTATTAATAAAGTGTGCCCAAAGAACGAAAAAAGGAGTCGGTTGGATTATCCCCCTTTCAATTAAACCTCTAACGGGCTTTGCACACGGAGCAGCTGGAATTGCATGGATATTATTAAAGCTATCTTCAATAAGTAAAAAAAATCGATTTAGAAAAATAGCATTTGATGCTATTCTGTATGAACGTAGCTATTTTTTAGCAAAAGAAAATAACTGGGCTGATTTACGACCAATAATAGTTAGTACAAAAAATAAAAAAGGAAGGCAAAAGTCAATTAAAACTGCTTGGTGTACAGGAGCGACAGGGATTGGATTAGCAAGGGTAGATACACTCCCCTTGCTTGATGACTCTGTTACTAGAAGAGAAATAGATATCGCTTTAGAAACAACAATCAGGGAAGGATTCGGGTTCAATCATTCATTATGTCATGGAGATCTTGGTAATCTTGAGTTATTACTACAAATCATTTATAAATTAAAAAAAACAACCTTAATTTCTGATTTTAAATATCTTACGGCGATGATAATTAATGACATAGAACAAAATGGTTGGCGATGTGGGGTAGATTTTGATATTGAAACACCTGGATTGATGGTCGGGCTTGCTGGTATCGGCTATCAATTACTTCGTATAGCAGAGCCAGATCGTGTTCCTTCTATTCTTCTTCTTGAACCACCGGTGTGCAATTAA
- a CDS encoding mersacidin/lichenicidin family type 2 lantibiotic, which produces MSTEDIIRAWKDPEYRDKLYSKQQMDIPQNPAGTITEITDTALDSLANRTASLCTCIRSAASCLCCR; this is translated from the coding sequence ATGTCGACGGAAGATATAATTCGTGCATGGAAAGATCCCGAATATAGAGACAAATTATACAGTAAACAACAAATGGACATTCCACAAAATCCTGCAGGAACTATTACGGAAATCACTGATACAGCTCTAGATTCTTTAGCTAACCGTACGGCTTCTTTATGTACTTGTATCAGATCTGCTGCTTCTTGTTTATGTTGCAGGTAA
- a CDS encoding T9SS type A sorting domain-containing protein — translation NIVLDNQDQIHIAYKYNDYVQFISGFKYAVGTLQGVDENSGSGKKGRLKSLVVYPTPASKRVKIRYDLIQQCAVELLLYDVTGACIKRLKRGSLMPGTYQEEFDLRDLAVGVYFIVVKQGKEKVSKKILLIK, via the coding sequence TCAATATCGTGCTCGATAACCAGGACCAGATTCATATTGCTTATAAATATAATGATTATGTTCAGTTTATCAGTGGTTTTAAGTATGCGGTGGGTACGCTTCAGGGTGTTGATGAAAATTCGGGTAGTGGGAAGAAAGGCAGGTTAAAATCCCTGGTGGTTTATCCGACTCCGGCGTCAAAAAGAGTCAAGATAAGATATGACCTGATTCAACAGTGTGCGGTTGAGCTGTTACTTTACGATGTCACTGGTGCGTGCATAAAAAGGTTAAAGAGAGGTTCTCTTATGCCGGGGACTTATCAGGAGGAGTTTGATCTTCGTGATTTAGCTGTTGGGGTTTATTTCATCGTCGTCAAACAGGGTAAAGAAAAGGTGAGTAAAAAAATCCTGTTAATAAAATAG